TTACCACTGTTCTGTATTAGACTCTTTATTTCCCCCTGGGAAATTATGTGTCTTGTATCACACACAATGCCCCTTAGAGAAGAGGAAATCCAATTGTTGGTGCATTCTCTTTATGTTGCTTGCAATTTTAAGTATACATGGGGTATGTAGGTTTGTAGCCAATGTTTTCATAGATATATAATGTAAACTGGAGCATATTAAACCAGGtgttctggaaaaaaatggcatccTTTCTTGATAGTTCTCTCTTACGAGCTATCTCTTACAATAGTTCTCTCTCACTTTtgaataataaaacagtaaaattattGAGTAAAATAAACCAGTAAAACTATTCAAAACCTAACACCTGGTTTCATATGCTCCAGTTTGAGCTCCTGGATGAGATCAGGACCCCAACAGAActcactgagttccacagggctgcaagacagagctcttctgccttcagttgaggccagcagaaattCACTTGGTACAATCTGGCCGGATGAgagtccttggccccaaggaggtatgcTAGGTCAATTTTACAGGTCTGTCCTTATGCTTCTCTGTCTTGCTTTTTTAACCTTTCAATTTGGAAACAGACATCGGGGCTGACGTGTTGGATTTGGCAGAAACAATGGTGGCCTCCACTGATGGATTAGTTTATGAGCCAGTAAGTTTGCTGCACTTTGTTTATGAAAGATGCTGTTTCTTTCTGTCTTGCTTTGCACTCTGTGTCCTCCTTCCCAGGGCATTGTGACCACTTCCTGATCCCAGGCCAAAAAGCTGTGACAATGAACTAAGAGaggcaaaatgatatgaattCATGTAATGCAAGTCCACATCCTGCAGGTCAAGGGTATCAACCAGCCTAGATAACAGGCCAAATGGTTCTTGCttgtgattccatgctccccccctGCAATCACAGAGAAGCCAAATCTTTTCTTGGGGAGCAGGAGTgaaccccttccctcctccccagctctgAGCTAAACCTTAGAGACACTCAGAAACATTGGATAGCTTCCTGAGAGCCTCCTAAACCAGGACTGCAGGAAAGATAGTACCAGCTATTCTCGAGACTCCCACAAATGCCATAGACTTTCTTCATATGAAAAGACTGTGCAAGCAGGTGCCTTGGTGGCCCCTTTGTTAAGCATTTAGATTGGGGCTGGAAAGTGAGCAAATGCAGTTAGACAATTTTATGTTGAGTATTGGTTGAAAAGTGAGTGAAACCCAATGTACAGTGGGAAATGCAGGACTTCTACCACCTCTGGTGGGTGTGTTGTTAACAAAGCAGGGCAGGACCCCTGTTTTTTCTTGACCccaactgccccccccacacacacacccacttgGTGCCGGGACTGGGCAATGGTAAACACGGAAATTATGTGTTTACTGTTGAATGTTTGAATCTGTTAGGCTGAAGGTTAAAAGGATGGGATTTGACAAGGGAAACCAGTGTCATGTTGGGGACAGAGCAGCATATCTGCGGTTGTTTCAGCACAGCTGTGACTGCTCTCAGTGTccgtgtccacatgcttcttgtACCCTTGTGTTGGTGTGGTTGTGAAAGGTTGCCCCTGAAGAAACAGATGGCAATGCAGCAACTCCCCAGTGTGGACTACAGGCAGCGCATACATTGGGGGTGTCAGGCACAGTGTGCTTGTTGGATGTGCGGGTGACTAATGAAGATGCAGCAGATTTCCTTTTCTTGGGGGCTGAGATGCTAAATTATTTCAGCAGCTTAGCTGGGGCCTGGACACTTCTTTACAGCATTCCCTGTTGACAAGAACCAGCAGCCTAACCAAGAACAGAGAGACAGGGATAAGGAAGAGATTGATCTGCTTCTTTTCAATTGCGAAAAACCACCGTGTACAACTTAATTAGCAGCTGCCAACCTCAAATGTGCTGAAATGGTGGAGTGCCCTTGGGGGCAATTTACTTTCAGTCTGCCATTTAACCTGTTGCTGGTGCTGGAGCTACTTGCCTGGTACCTGCCCAATGCCAACGTGTAcctgagggtgggtgggtgggtggatgggaagggttgtgtgtgagagaaaaaaatggatttAAGCTTGACACTTGATCTTCCTCTGTTTTAGGTAATATTTGAACTCAGCCCCTTGCAAAAAGAATGGCAAAGGTAATAATCAAAGAGCATCTGAGCAGGAAAGAATAGCATGTGTGCTTGAGTGAGAAGGGAGATTTATATGCTGCTAAGTGTTATCAGATAAAACTATGAACTTAAACTAGCTGTGTTGCACTAAGCCCTTCTCTCTTTTGAGCAGCCACGAATCAGTGCTGAGTAGCTACTGCATAGATGGACTACACAGGTTGGAGTTGGGTTTCTTAAAAATTTGTCTCTGACTGATTTCTTGTAAAATAAGATACATTAGATCAAGGGTTGCCAgaatccaggtggggcctggatatatCCTCAAATtagaactgatcttcaggtgacagggattagttaccctggagaaaatggctgctttcaaaggtggactcagtggcattataccccattgaggtcccagCTGTCCCCAAatccatcctcctcaggctccacccccaaaatctcctggtatttccaacTCAGAGCTCGCAATCCTAATTAGATCAGGTCCTAAGAACCCATCCCTCCATCAGAAAATGCTCCTTCTGGGTTTTTACCTCAGTGGAAGTGGAATGGATTCACAGGTCctgatctgtttgtttttttctcatgCGTTTGTTTATAGATTCATGGGAGCCATCATGGTACAACTGTAGGAGTAGGACCTTGGTGATctaggtttgaatctccacttgcAGGGTGATCTTGGTCAAGTCAGAGACTcttagcctaacttacctcacaggatagttaggataaaagggaggagaggaaaataatgtaagctgttttggataCCCACTGAGGGAAAAGGCAGGTAGAAATGAAGCAAGTAAACAAATCCTTACCTTTAAATATGTGCCACGTTCAACAGTAAATCCTTCTCACATTTGGAACTAAGCAGCTGCCTTTTGTGAGTCTTACAGGGCCCAgctagcaaaaaacaaaaaagggagttTGCAAAGATGGGtcttggttaaggtgaccagattttaacattggtaaagcgggacaccattgaccggggaggttcttgattaaaaatttggtctatatggagcaacaaaaagtttcatagaatgcatagaatgcaaaaatagtattgtaatatatatattttttaatttcaacataagtacaatttgccaggtgcccccaggtgtccctccaaaagtgggacaatctggtcaccttagtcttggTTTTTCTTCCATCTGAAGTTGAACTTCATCCTACTTTTTGTGGCTTGCCAATATCTAGTTGTGAGAAGGTACAAGAAGGTCTAGTTGTGAGAATCTTGATTCAGTGCTTGTGCAGCTTTTCTCTTGTCTTTGTCGCAGTGAGTGTGAAGGGGGAATGGTTAGCTACTGAGCAGCTCTAGCCAGTCTGTGTTAGGCTAGCATAGAAGGGACTGAGCTGTTTCTTGGTTACCTGTTCAACTTGTAGGATGCTGCATATAGTCCAGAGCAGACTGCAGGAAGAGCACTCACTTCAAGATGTAATATTCAAAAGTGCTTTTAAAAGTGCTTCAACAGCCTTACCACCCAGGTAAGTGGGTGCTTTCTCTCTGTACGTAATTATTTTACTATCCTTTTGCTTCAAGAGTTTACTTTAAAGTAAAGAATACTTATTTGTGGTTTTTGATTGCCTAAATAAGTTTATTTGGTGCAAGTGCCATAGTAATTGAAGTGTATTCAGGCTGTGCCCTTTAGCCACTTACTTAAGGTtgaaacgttattccgatcttcaaaaaagggaggaaggatgacccgggaaactacagaccagtgagtctgacctctgttgtggggaagataatggagcagatattaaagggagcgatctgcaaacatctggaggacaatttggtgatccaaggaagtcagcatggatttgtctccaacaggtcctgccagaccaacctagtttccttttttgaccaagtaacaggtttgctggatcggggaaattcggttgatgtcatttacttggattttagtaaagcttttgacaaggttccccatgatgttctgatggataggttgaaggactgcaatctggattttcagatagttaggtggatagggaattggttagagaaccgcactcaaagagttgttgtcaatggtgtttcatcagactggagagaggtgagtagcggggtacctcagggttcggtgctcggcccggtactttttaacatatttattaatgatctagatgagggggtggagggactactcatcaagtttgcagatgacaccaaattgggaggactggcaaatactccggaagatagagacagagttcaacgagatctgaacacaatggaaaaatgggcaaatgagaacaagatgcaatttaataaagataagtgtaaagttctgcatctgggtcagaaaaatgaaaagcatgcctactggatgggggatacgcttctaggtagcactgtgtgtgaatgagaccttggggtacttgtggattgtaaactaaacatgagcaggcagtgtgatgcagcggtaaaaaaggcaaatgccattttgggctgtatcaacagaggcatcacatcaaaatcacaagatgtcatagtcccattgtatacggcactggtcagaccacacctggagtactgtgtgcagttctggaggcctcacttcaagaaggacgtagataaaattgaaagggtacagaggagagcgacgaagatgatctggggccaagggaccaagccctatgaagataggttgagggacttgggaatgttcagcctggagaaaaggaggttgagaggggacatgatagccctctttaagtatttgaaaggttgtcacttggaggagggcaggatgctgtttctgctggctgcagaggagaggacacgcagtaatgggtttaaacttcaagtacaacgatataggctagatatcaggaaaaagtttttcacagtcagagtagttcagcagtggaataggctgcctaaggaggtggtgagctccccctcactggaagtcttcaagcaaaggttggatacacacttttcttggatgctttaggatgcttagggctaatcctgcgttgagcagggggttggactagatggcctgtatggccccttccaactctatgattctatgattctatgaaaacagcaACTCACCCGGTCACCTATGACTGGCCAGTGATCAGGGAGGGGATGGTTTATTTTTGCCCACAGATGATGGATACTGGAGCCTGTAGGcttttttcttgcatttccttCAAGACAAGTTCCGTTGAAATTGCGAAGGGCAAAAACTATAAAGAAACATTTTCAAATTGTAAATGTGTTttgattcttttttatttttgagaCTATGCATATTGCCCATCTTTTCCTTGAGTTTAACAGCATTATATATTTTGATCTTACACTCTATTTTTAAACTCCACTTTTCTGGAAAAAATGATGCctcaaatgtatatttttattcaaTATAcctatttagaaaatgtatatgcaacCTCTTTAGAGAGCTTCTTTTATTTTGTGGCTTGTAAAATCAGAATAATTGATAGCCTACTAGAAGCCCAGcggtaacaaaaaacaaaaacccagcaagagcataaaaacagcacaaaacattTAGTAGCCTAATACGATCTTAAAAAAATAGTTCTCAGGCTAGAAACAGACTATAAAAGCAATTTACAAAGACAGCCATGCAATTGTatgtagagttactccagtcAAAGCCTATTAGCTTTttgtggaagactggggaatcaaatctggttctccagattagaggtcaccactcttagccactaaccatgctgactctcaagaGTAAACACCAGGCAAGTCTGAAGAGGCAAGGCATTCAGGCAAGGggccaccactgagaaagccctgcctctggttgctACCCACTTGTCCAGATGGGGACACAGAGAGTGGGGCTCGTAAAGAGGACCTTAAGTGATGAGCTGGGCCTCTGGCAGTCACCTGACTCTTCTTTTCCACCGTTTTTCAATGGCTTCATGGCtaaaaaagagataaagaaaaaaacaaaatagcaagGATTTAAGAGGCGGTCGCACCTTATAAGTGAACAAATATATTGTAGTGTAAGTTTTCATAAGATAGGCATAGGCAACTCCCCATTTTGGTCAGCACCCAGTATCTGGTATCAGCCCAAGCATCTGAGACAAGACTCTGGAGGTGGTGGTAGAATACTCCTGCAGCCATCGTATGGCTTGAACCTCTGAGGTGCTGGTAATTCTTACTTCCATGGCACCTGACCAAGCATAGTTCTCTTCCCCCACCTGCCCCTGGTTTCTTGGCATGCCAGCATCTTCAGAGGTACATGCTGgggtttatttattgttttagccCTTGGGCCAAACACATTCCTTGTCCATAGGATAGAAACTAGGGATCTCACAATTAGTTTGTCTTCCATTTATTTTACATGTGCTGACCAATTTGAAATGGAACTTCCCAAAAGGtgaattgtaattttttttttaagtggcacaAGATGTCCTGTACACACAGTTTGCCTTTTCTGACATAGTTGTTTTTCCTACTTCTGTGATTAAACTTGCTGTTTCTTTTGCTCAGCAAATGTCAGCTGAAAAGATGGTGGTAATAAATTCCTTTTATAGGATCCAAGACATTAAGTATTTGCATCCAGGGACTGCTTGCACACTAGTCTGGGATGGATGCAGGTGGGGTAGCTGTGTCGGTCCGAAGCAGCAATACATGCTGGTATGCTTCTTCATAACTGTGACCTGTTTCCTTCTCCAAAACAGGGAAGACAACTCACTGCAGTCCCCAGATGCCTGCAGAATTCATGGGCACCTCTACGTTAACAAAGTGGCAGGAAACTTTCACATAACTGTGGGCAAGTATGTTCATTTTGTTTACTGAGAACCATACAAGCCAGCCCTCCTTCCTTCATCAAAGTTTGGGGTATTCTGTTCTTGGCATCTGACCACATGACGGTTCTTTCAGTGACTTCTGATCTTGGTATTCACATAAGAGGCAGCTTTTGCTGAAGAGAAACTGATGATCTTTTGCTGGACCAGCAGCGTGCCTTTTAACCACATCCAGCAACAATAGAACTTGTTCTCAGTCATTGTTTTCCCTATTtttgatttacattttttaaaattcttgtttTGCATCCTCCTGGGAACATAacgatttttttaaaaggtttttaaaaaacctttatcTCCGCTTGCCTGCCACTCATTGGTCTCTCCAAATTTGAGCTACTTATCACTCCTGTCCTATTTCCTTTTTCCATCAACCCATTACTTGTTCTGCCTGTTGCATAACcatgttttagattttttttaaatgtccttggGGATTATTTTTTTCACTAAGACCAGATAAAAAGTTATCTTTTCTGCCTCTGTAGCTGAATTTCTTGCTTGTTTACACTTCCTGCTCTTAGATTCATAAGTTCTGTAAACTTATACTGAAGCAATGTGAAAGTTATTCGTTTTTTAAGTTGATGGCCTGGGCTATAAGCCACATCACTTCCTTGTGCTGCTGCATTCTAAGTCCTGTATCTGTTAAATTGTATTTCATTCTTTTGCTGCGTTCCCAGAAGAGTATCCACTGCACAGTCTGCTGTATAGCAAGCCATGTGCACTAACCAGAATGGAGCCTCTTTAAAAATGGTTCTGCTGAGTTTAGTAAGTGAAGACACAGAGCAATTTTGCCCTTCAGTGTGGATCTTAGCTAAAGCCCTGTTATTGTCTGAACAGCAACTTATTTGTGTTGAGGTGCTGAAATGCTTTGTTATGCACTGTGGTGTATGTTTAAAAGAGCAAAAGTGGTTTTGTAAAGAAGTGTTATCTTGAAACTGGTTATCTGCTCTGAAAAGTTTGTAAACAGTCTGTTTTCATAGCATTCTTTGATTCTGAaattctgttctctctctcttctcctcagGGCAATTCCCCATCCAAGAGGCCATGCGCATTTGGCAGCCCTTGTGAGCCATGAGTGTAAGCCTCCTTTGTTATCTTGCAGAGACATTACTATCAATGAGCTCTTCCAGGCTTATTAATAGTAGCCAGAAATGTTGCACATTGAAGTGCTCTGCAGTGTTGCAAGCAAAAAGAATACTGTATGCAGAGGCTTGGCTGAGACTGACAACTGAAGCTAGTGTTTTGAGGGTCAAGGGGTGGAatcatattttattcatttatttttcaatttataccccgcccctcccagcatgcaGACTTGAGTTGGTTTCCCTTGTTTACGTCTATAAAACATAATGGTAAAATTACAATCTCTCAATAATTTAACTTAACATGGTTTACAGTACAAAAGTGATGCCCTCCTAAGTTTATTGAAGTCAATGAGTTCAGAAGGGCctaattttgtttaggattgcactttgcATATACCCATAAATTGTTTTGGAACTATAGCTATTTTGATGCTTGAGCTTTAATTCTGTGTCTTTTTCAATGTTCTGTATTTCAGCATACAACTTCTCCCACAGGATAGATCATTTATCTTTTGGAGAACTCATCCCAGGGATTATTAATCCTTTAGATGGTACAGAAAAGATTGCATCAGATCGTAAGTACTTCCCCCTAGATAGGAGCAAGCCTGAGGTGTTAGTCATCTTTATCGTACAGTAGGAATGTATTTTCTTAGCGGGGAGTGTGCATGTATTACAAACATGTCCATGTAAAGCTATCTAATTTTTGCAGAAGGTCATTCTCTACCCCACAATTGATCTgcaatgtgcccccccccctcagggctcAAGGGCGAAGCCCAGCTTTGGGCAAAAAATTCATCAGGTGCACAAGACCTGCCCAGTGAAAGGAGGATGTGCTTATCTCCCCACTGGCCAGTTTCACCATGGTCTTGTGTGCCAACAAGAGAACATTTTCTCACATCTCTGTGCTCACTGCATCACcctggctgccatgaggaagTCTTTGgagttcctcctcctttctctctgctTTCTAGCCATGTGCTGTTGAAGGGAGAAGGAATCAAGCGCTGCCTGGCTGCATTCCTTGCCACTTAGGGCAACCACTTCCTGTGTGTTCAGTCAGCAGCTCGGATGTCAGCAGTCTTAAGCAGGGCTCCGGAACAGGCTGTATTATATGCAGTTTCATAGAGAGCTAAGATCTGACAGAAAGGTAGTCTGTATTATATATTTCCAGTATTATATGTATATAATAcaggaaatatataaaaataaacgagTCAACCCAAATAATAATCCTGCTTCTTGGCTGGACTGTGAGCCATGGGCCAGTAGCCTGAGTCCTTTGGCTCTTGATGTTCATCTGGCACCCATGCTTCTGGCCATGCCTGTGTTTTATTCCtgcaacgtgggggggggggggtgacagttaTTCAGGAGGATTCAGCTGCTCCTCCCAACCCTTCCTCTCTTGCACACACACTGCACACAGCAAAGGCTGCTAGAAACTCTGCGGTTCTCAGGGGGTTTGATAAATATACATTGCAGTGAAACCACCAAAGGATTTGGCATTTTCTTCCCAGGTTTGTTCAGGCTTTTAGAAACCTCGAATATGCCAGACCAAACAAATTGCCGTGAGTCTGTCTCTTGATGTTGAGTCTTGATATAattgctgcctttttcttttgccttcagaTAACCAGATGTTCCAGTATTTTATCACAGTTGTGCCAACAAAACTCCATACATCTAAAATATCAGCAGAAACTCATCAGTTTTCAGTGACAGAAAGGGTAAGGCCATGGTGAGGGACAACCTGTGGATGGCTGATAGTGTTTATTTACTTATCTTTCCTGTCTCTCACCCctcaattttattttacattttgcatTACAAACCAGAAGAGAAGGACACAGAGAAAATAGTGTATAGAGCCAAGATTGTATGTTTCCATATTTCCTTTCACCTACTCTTTCCTTAGTGCCCTATGTGTaaagtagtgtccgacccatcgcgaccccatggacaatgatcctccaggccttcctgacctctaccattacccggggtccatttaaatttgcaccgactgcttcagggactccatcgagccacctcattctctgtcatccctttcttcttttgccctcaatcgctcccagcattaggctcttctccagggatctagcacagtccttccttctcatgaggtggccaaagtatttgagtttcatcttcaggatctggccttctacggagcaatcagggctgatttcctctaggactgactggtttgttcgccttgtagcccaagggactcgcaagagtcttctccagagttCAATGTATTATAATACATCCTGTAAAAATgtccaatttttatttattttattcttggacacttgcattttattttgcattgttGCTATGACTTTATTTGCTAATGCAGTAAAGACTGATCACTAAAACAAAATCCTCCAGTACACTTTGGCAGAATATTCTATTCCCAAACTTTCCATTAAACAGGTATGTGTAACTGTTTGTCACCAGTGATTCATTCTGCCTTCTCTTTAACCAGTCCTAAGGAGATGAAAATTTCCATTTTGAAACCCGAACTTTTTCTTGTGTTTGATCTCATGTCACAACTGTGCGTCTGATTGATCTGTCCTCCCTATTGTTGCTCTTCAGGAAAGGGTGATCAACCATGCAGCTGGCAGCCATGGGGTGTCAGGGATCTTCATGAAATACGACATAAGTTCCCTGATGGTGACAGTGACAGAAGAGCACATGCCCTTTTGGCAGTTCTTGGTTAGACTTTGTGGTATCATTGGAGGAATCTTCTCTACTACAGGTATAGAGACACAGGCAAAAGCGAGTGCTGTAGCAAAAGGGAAAATGCAAGTAAAACAAGTTACATGCTAAACAAAGACTATCATATTGTATTTTGTTGCTTTTTCCCAAAGTATTTGTGTTGGCATCATCATGTTTTTCTTATTTTgtctaataaaataataaatatttttttaaaagcctaaagAAAGACAAAGGTGGTGATTGAAATGTCTGTCTGAGCTGTGGTTCTGTGGCTGACAAACAGCCAATAGATGAGGAACTTGAAATTTGTCATTTAAATATTacttattgcatttttatttcaccTCTCTCCCATAATGGGCTTACTTAGTCACCATGTTCCTAGTCTGTCTTAGttattgagactcaaggcagattgtgTAAGTCAGTGCAGTCGAAAGGCTAAGGCATCCCGTAAGCAATGTGATAGCACTTGGagtacagaaatctgaaacaaagcataacgTATTAGACATGCTGTGTTAAACAATGCACAAAAGGTATTTAAACAAAGTAGCAAGACTAAGATAATAAATAGTAGCCCATAGTCCCATTTCCTGTTTAAAAGCACCTTCCAGAACCATTCTATTATCGCCCTATTCCCTTTATTAAAAAGGccatcctgaacaattctgttttccgCGGAATGGTAGAAGTATGGGGGCCTTCCCGAACTCTTCATGCTGGACTCAGAGTTGATTTCTGTGAGATGTCCTGGTGCTTCAGATGAAATTGCCCTCCCAGGTCGTTCATCCCTTGGTCTGGGTCTTTGCTGAAGCCTAAGATTGTGATGTTCTTTGTAGCAGCAGTGCATCTTTCATTAGATCACTGGGCCAAGTGCCATGCACATTCATGGCACTCTGTAAAACTGAGAGGCTTGGGCAACAGTGCTCTATGGCCACAATGCAGTGATTTTAATGCGTTGCTTAGCAAGTGGAGGTTCATCAGTCCTGGTGCAGCTGTTTGCTGATATGCTGGCTTCCACTTGTGGGGGTGAAATGTGCCAGAGCACACAGAGGACAGACTTCCCTTTGCCTTGCTCAAAGCACCTAAGGTCCAGTGTGATGGCCCTCATCTGTCTTGTGGCTCTTTGGTCTTGTCTTCCACAGCTCAAGCAAAAGTTATCTCTGCCAAGCTGGACGATTCCAGAAATACagcaaaggagagaaagaatctgtccagtggcttaattaaagatcaaaagtttaagagtctctgttatctcttttatttacaCTTGGACTCTGCTAGTACAGGCCCTAGATTGTATTCGGTTTTCAgtgctttcgtcagtggcaaaaTTCTTTCAGATTCTTTCTCTCCAAAGCTGGACATCTAAGTAATATGAGCAATCGTGCACAAACCTTTAGGTTTTAATCGGGGCAATTACCAAACATGTTTTTATTTCCTGCAGTTGTGGTTGTCAtctgctagggcagtggtccccaacctttttatcaccggagaccagtcaacacttgacaattttactgaggtccgggggggggtggtagtcttttgccaagggatgtcgccgtcgcctgaacccctgctccacttgctttcctgacggcgcccctgacttcctgccgcccactgggggggggggcgctgccagcagcagctgcgcagtgccatgctaagggagagccccagccatggcggccgcgggagagcaccaaaagtgagctggcggcagagtggcagggcagcccccgaggcagcagctggggaggaggacgaggaggagccacggcccgataccgactgatccacggaccggtcccggtccctggaccaggggttggggaccactgtgctagtgTACAGTCAAACCCTCTTCGACCATggatcacttaaaaaaaagatgtaCATCCACATGTGCTAAGCATACACTTTAAAGTGTACAGTGCGAATATGGTGTATGTCTGTTATTCAGACATTTTGATATATTGTCTGGTTTCTCCCTTTGATATAGTGACTGGTTTGtttgtaatttgtttttaatttggtgtGAGTTGGTATTTTGTTTTTAGGTATCATTATTGGTCATTTTGAGTTCTTCATAGGAGAAAGACAGGCTAAAAATCTCTTCAACAAATAAGCTCAATTATACATCTCGGGAAATTAGAACTGGTTTTAGTTCCCTGTTGAATTTATACTGTGTGGTGAGTCTCTTTATGATGTGTGGGAAGGGCTTCTACCTTGTGATTCCAAAGCTCTGTCAAGAACAATTATATAATCTTATCTCAGTTTTTTAGAACTGAATacttttggggtttgtttttaaCCAATCAACCTGTTCTCACATTGCAGGGATTTTACATGGCATTGGAAGATTCATTGTGGAAATTGTCTGCTGCCGTTTCAAGTTAGGCTCTTCTAAATCTGCATCTGTAAGTGTATTCTCTGCAATGTCCATTCATGTTGAAAGATAATGGATGGATCTTCTGCCGTGTGAGTGGAAGGGCACTCATGTAAGCAACATTTTCTGCCAGCTCCTTCCCTCTGCAACTTGCTGTGGACCCTGAAATTGTGCCTCCAGAGTCAGTGGACCCTTTGGGAATAA
Above is a window of Paroedura picta isolate Pp20150507F chromosome 5, Ppicta_v3.0, whole genome shotgun sequence DNA encoding:
- the ERGIC2 gene encoding endoplasmic reticulum-Golgi intermediate compartment protein 2, coding for MRRLNRKKTLNLMKELDAFPKVPESYVETSASGGTVSLIAFTTMALLTIMEFTVYQDTWMKYEYEVDKDFTSKLRINIDITVAMKCQYIGADVLDLAETMVASTDGLVYEPVIFELSPLQKEWQRMLHIVQSRLQEEHSLQDVIFKSAFKSASTALPPREDNSLQSPDACRIHGHLYVNKVAGNFHITVGKAIPHPRGHAHLAALVSHESYNFSHRIDHLSFGELIPGIINPLDGTEKIASDHNQMFQYFITVVPTKLHTSKISAETHQFSVTERERVINHAAGSHGVSGIFMKYDISSLMVTVTEEHMPFWQFLVRLCGIIGGIFSTTGILHGIGRFIVEIVCCRFKLGSSKSASVTHQDGHLNNHVPLTTDDTMH